One part of the Glycine max cultivar Williams 82 chromosome 14, Glycine_max_v4.0, whole genome shotgun sequence genome encodes these proteins:
- the LOC100786197 gene encoding synaptonemal complex protein 1: MFTKLHENMVTQMKQEHDKRQASLIAEHNEQLKRTQLQAENELREKTMFMRNDHEAQIKALRCELEDECQKLEEELHLQKSKEDRQRALLQLQWKVMSDKPKEDQEVNSKQVDLCFNLFVCVCLQMDAIFANFHVGIPLVVWFDILHLSFGRHSWGNEKTFLVYLNVLL; the protein is encoded by the exons ATGTTTACAAAGCTTCACGAGAACAtg GTTACTCAAATGAAGCAGGAGCATGACAAGAGGCAAGCAAGCCTCATAGCTGAACACAACGAACAGCTAAAGCGTACCCAACTGCAAGCTGAAAATGAATTGAGAGAG AAAACAATGTTTATGAGGAATGATCATGAAGCTCAGATCAAAGCATTGAGGTGTGAACTTGAAGATGAGTGTCAGAAGCTGGAAGAGGAGTTGCATCTTCAAAAATCCAAA GAAGACAGGCAAAGGGCTTTGTTGCAGTTGCAGTGGAAAGTGATGAGTGACAAGCCCAAAGAGGACCAAGAAGTGAATTCAAAACAGGTTGACTTGTGTTTCAATCTATTTGTCTGTGTCTGTCTTCAAATGGATGCCATATTTGCTAATTTTCATGTTGGGATACCTTTGGTAGTTTGGTTTGACATATTACATTTATCATTTGGTAGGCACAGTTGGGGAAATGAGAAGACATTTCTTGTATACCTAAATGTGCTTCTTTAA